In the Augochlora pura isolate Apur16 chromosome 7, APUR_v2.2.1, whole genome shotgun sequence genome, CCAATTAAGTCGTTGATCGCGATGCCAGAAGAAACGCAGTTCGCAGCGCGACGTCTTTCGTGTCCAATTCGACCACCGACAGAACAGATAATAGTGGAAAGCGAGAGccagttattttttttttctctaatttAGACGCGATTAGGCGATTAACTCTCGCGTCTGTCCAGTGTCCAACATCCAGCTCGATCGCAAACTCGTCGAGCACCAAAGTTCGAGGGGAAGCGAGTGGAAAtgaagaaaatcgtaattgtaattgtaacgCTTGCAAGTTCATGCGCGGTTTCGGGTCACAGTTTGCAGAGAACTAGTGGTCGAGGACAATACGTGACCGGTAAGGGCAAGAACTGGTGCTGCTCGCCTATTGTTAGGAGGGAAGAAAATCTTTCGGTATCCCAGATTATAAATTGATCTCGCAGCGCGAATGAATTAGTTTCACCGATCGCTACGCATAGAGGGAGAGACGGGGGCCACCGTTGCCAAGGCGTGTCGGTTGCTTGGGTTAACGAGTAATTGGACCAAGCAAAGGCAATTGCGAAAGGCGATAAACGTTGGCTTCTGTCACCATAGTGAAACGGTGCGGTCCGTTGCTGGCTGTTCCGCTTAAAAAACTATTTCGTAAAGAAGACCAAGCAATTGCGACGGACAAAGCCGATTCGACAACCAGAGCCGCAGcgggaaatttcatttatattgcACATTTTTGTTGCAAGAATAGAGCGAGGTTAGCATAGAAACCACGGCGGAGCTGTATTTCGGAAGGgtttatcaaattttgttaGGTCGTTGTCTTCCTTTCGATCACCTATCCGAATTTTACGGTTGTACGCTCATCTCCCTGCTTTCTAATTTTCTTGGCGATCTCTTCTTCGATTGCGACGATACGAGCCACGAATCGATCAACCATATTTACCGTTTCGGAGCACCTTGGTTCTGGAGGAAACGCGCGCACCGCGCCTACAGCGTACAGCGTACAGCGTACAGTGCCGCAGCCGTTGCTTCCTGGATGCAGTCGGTTGTTGGGCCGGTTGGTAGGTTACGCCGGTCCTGAAGCAAGCATTTCTAGCGAAAGATGTTGGAGGATCGTATCGATAGAATTCACGACGATTCCGAATTAATTTGGTTGATTCGTTTAGAGGGGTAAGAGTGAAACTACTGTTCGAAAAACTGTTGGAATCGTTTCGCATCGACCGTATCTCCAACAACGGTTGAATCTCCAGCGAAAGCGATTAACGCAAAGAAAGTTGGGGTTCGTAATGAGAAGAAATCGACGGAGTTTGCTGGCGAAGAGCTCGTTTCGGGGCGATGCGATCGACGTTCGATCGAACCGCGCTCTCGAACCAGGCTTCGATTGTGATTCGCGATATTGCGAATCGGCATTTCGCGCGTCGTCGAAAATCGCGCGGAATCGCATGACTCGTCGCGCGAATCGCGTCGAGGTTCGCGGAGTTTCGGTGAAATGggaaaaaaagtgaaaagtaCGGCGTATAGCCGAACGAACTCGGATGCAGCGTGTTCCTTGCAAGGTGCCACGTTGCCAAGACGGTGCCGTGGCGGGAGTTTCTCGGTATTCTTTCAGAAACGATTCGCCTCGGTAATTTCAACTGCATGTATATAAACGTAGGGTCCGTTCCAACGACCCGCAGAACGCCTCCGTTTCTCCGGTGTAAATTGCGGGAGCAGGCAACACCGAATAGCCTCGCGAACCAGTAACCGACGAGGATCGGCACCCTGCGCTCGGCAtccagcagcagcagaagcaACCAACGACACCACCGTCGAGTCCTCCGCGAGATGAGGATCACGTTTCTGGTACGTCACCTCGGTCCCTCGATCGTTTTCGCGCGTTAAACGTTCAGCCGCTCGAAAGATATCCTTTGTACTCCAGTCTGGAAGGAGCACGCGTCCTCGACCATAGATTCCGGAAGAAATTCTTTCTCGAGATTTCTTTTCTCTGGATCGAACGGCCGTTTGGTCGTTGATCGTTGGTCGCCGATTCGGTACTCTGCGAACTTTAAACTCCTGAACCGTAAAGTATCGCGCAACCGCTGTTCCAGAACATTACGTCGCATTGGAGCGAATCGTCGATAGATCGTCTTCTTCGGAAAATTGTGCGTCACGCGTTTATTATCTTTGCAGTTCGGCGTCGTGTTGGCGATGTTCCTCGTGCTGCTGCGACATCGTGTCGTGGAAACGTACGTACACCGTGTGCCGACGATGTTCGGAACGAATCGAAAGAACGCGAGGTACCATCGgattcgtattatttttttcaggaAGAAGGTGACCATCCACGTGCCTTACAGAGTCAAGAAGGTGGAGCACACGCACACGATCTACAAGATCATTCCCCGTTATACTCACGAGCATGAAGAGCTCCACGAGCACCACGGCCGTCACGATCGTCGCGAGAAGGACGAGGAGCTGGAGGACGAGGACAAGTACGATGTTTAGAGCCGCGAGTCAACCACTGTATTAGTTCGTATAAAATACCTGCGATCTATACATGTATGtgcgatatatatgtataatagtaGAGACGAGGAGGGGTCGCAAGCGTCGAATcgtcgagtaaaaataaagcaaagtGATAACAATGTACAAATGCGCTCGAGCAGCATCGTTGCCGTTAAGCGAATACAATTATGCCGTTTGCCGTTAAGGACGAGTTCAATAAATAGCGTTTAGCAATATTATTTGTCGCAATCGATTCAATCGACCTTTTAACGCTCGCGCGAACAAATTCTCATCGTGGAGCAGACTGGATCGATTCTGCGGTGGCCGAGGCCAGTGCGCGTAGACGGCTGGTGAACGCTCGTCGGTTCGTCGATGGTTTGAAACACTTCCGGACCACCGTGAACTCTCTGCTGGAACGCGCGTTTCCGTTCGGAGCATCGCGTTTCACGCGTTCGCGGCCAATTGCCGGATCGAGCATGGCACGTCGAAGCGGCGAAAGCGTTTTGCCAGCCGTAAAACTCCGCGAGATTCGATGCAGTTTCGTGGTTTCCGCTGCTTGTTCCGTCCCAGTTCCAAGTCGACGGAGACGCGCGATATAAAACTGTGGTAACGTCGACGACGTCGGACAATTCGTTCCCGGCAATCGCTTCGCTCGCGCCACTCGTCTTCGATCGCCGCCCGTCCTCGTTCGATCCATCGATCATGAACaaggtaatatttttagtaatatcgATATACTCGATATCGAATATACTCACGCCAACGTTCGCCGATTGTTCAGGAAGCGCTCAACTGCTTCTTCCTCGCTCTACTTTTCCGAGTCGCGCCCCACGGAATCACCGGCAAAAAGCAGTGAGTACTTTGACCAATCGATTTCGATAACTTGCAAAGATAttcgacgatgacgacgacgacgacgacgacgatggtTCGGCTGGGGAAGGAACGTTTTTCATTTCCGTCGCCGATTTCAGTGTCCACTTGAGGATTCACGTGCCAGACATAGTCGAACACCGATTTCACACAAAAGTCGTGTTTGTTCGCGAACCACCGCCAAAAAAACCTAAAACCAACCACAAGGAGTACCATAGCGAAAACTGGAGTTCCTGGAGTTACGGTGACCATCGCGAGTTGGAACACCACCACGATGACCATGGAGACCGCGAACAAGACCAGAGCGAACGCGAAAGACTGGCCATGTTGGAACCCCGGGACCCGGACGACCGAAAGATCCATGGCTCTGGTTACGGCCGCCACGGAGAATCCTACTTGCCGCAGGAGCAGCTCGACGATAATCGTTTGGAAGAAACTCCGAAGAATCGCGAACACGGTGGATACGAGGTTCGCGAGGAAGCAAACGACGTTCCTCGAAACGGCGAGACATTGGTCTACGATTACGAGGAAGGACACAGAAAAGGTTCGCGATCGGAGACCGGGCACGTTCGCGTCGGTCAGTCGAGCAACTTTTACGACGACCGACACGAGGAGCAGGACGATCGCGACAACGAGAACGACAGCGATCGGTTCAAGGAGGATTCCGCGAGAAGAACAGACGCCGGACGATacatcgtcgacgacgagcgGTACGAGAACATCAGGGACAAGCGAGACGGACGTCGCGGACATCGACGCTTTCGACGATACTAGATGCTTCCTCGACGACGACTCGCGTACGTCCGTGTAAAATtctgtatataaaatgtacgTAGAACTTAATAAATAAGCCCTAGAATTTCAATCGATCTTTCGATACTCCGGACTAGCGGTTGCTTCGGACCAAACGATATCGATCGAGGGTCGAAAAACGATTTTAGAAACTCTCGGTTCGCGTGGCAATTGTTAAGAGACGATCGCCGCAGATGCGATTTTAgcgacaaaaattgaaattatagtaCGAGTCGAACGCCCATGCACGGGCGCGTGTACGCGTGTACGCGTATACGCGACACAGAGTAGAGTACCAAGACTGTGACGGAATCGTTGGTGCTTTCGAAAAATGATGTCGTAGGAAAATAGGAAGACAAACGAACGATTCGATCGAGATGGATTCAAGCCGGCGAGAGCAAGGTCGGTTATCTAGGACATCGATGGGGCGAGATTCAGGTACACACGCAATTTATTCAACTTTCTCGCGACACGCGAGGCGTACGGTTCAACGAGCCGAGTCGCGATACAGAAACAACAAAGGTAACAACGAGTACAGTGATTTATAACAAAACAACTAGCAAACAAAACAACggagtaacaatatttacatgcgagtgcaagagagagagagagagagagagagagagagagagagagagactaggACGAGAGGTAAAGAGACAGAGGCGGGGACGATTATGCGTTTAAAGTTCTAAATTGTAAGGCGTGGTTCGCGGCTCGTGGCACTCCCCGGGAAACATCGATCGATGTGAGAAAGCGTCCATTTTTTCAACGGGTAGAATTTCTCTGAAACGAAGGTACGACTGTCGCGCGATCGCGCAAAGAGGGGTGGGGGCGTGCGGAGTTGGTTGGTTTCTCGAAACCCGATCGTTCCGCGCTTTTGATTTCTTGAAAAACGAGCATAAACCGTAACCCGCGTTATTCTCATCCTGGCAGCACCTTGCCAATACGCTTTCTTCGCTCGTCCGCCGACAAGGTTTCTTCGTTCCTCGGTCCGAATCGTTTCCGATACACGAGGCTGTTCTACGGAGAGTCCTAGCCAACGGTCTCCAGCGTTCGCGTTTACGAACGTTCGTCGGACTTTGTGCACGATTTCTTCGAGTAACCAATAACGACGAACAATCGTTTAGCGATATTCTggacgagagagaaaattcGCGTTCGACGTTTTCCGATAGAAAAGAAAGTACTATCGTCGCTGGCGCGCTTCTAACGGAACGAAGAATGCtggaaatttttcaacaatggCCAACCAATTTCCTAATTCGTAGACTACGATGTCCGTTGCAAGGATGAGATGAGTGTACCAACGAACCGATCGCTTTCGAAGACCTCTGTCGGAAGAATTCTAGGCTAATTCTGAAAGGTCGAGCCGCTAGTGGCCTCCCCAGTCTTCGTGACCGCCTCCGAAACCGCCTCCGTAGCTGCCACCACCGAAACCGCCGCTCAGTTCGTGTCCTCCTCCAATGTCACCTCCTCCGCTGCTGTATTCGATGTgtccgcctccgcctccgccaccgccgccgctaCTGCCACCACCGtggccaccgccgccgccgccaccgcctcCACCACTGTATTCGATGTGACCACCACCGATGTCGCCACCGCCTCCAAAGTCGTGACCGCCGCCTCCAAAGTCGTGACCACCGCCTCCAAAACCACCGTGACCGCCGATGTCGATGGGATGTCCGACGGTGTAGCCGAGGACTTCGTATTTatcaccgccgccgccgccgtggtGGATGTGCTTCGTAATGGTGTGCGTATGATGAACCGTCTTGATCTTGTAGGGCACGTGGATCACCACGTGGTCACTGGAGAACACAATCGACGAGTTAGTTTGTCCTGTACGAGTACATGCTCGGTGCCGCGTTCGACTGTCGCAACTATATGTCACGGTAGCAACGAGAGCAGCGTGGAAATGCGTGCGAAACGCTTGGAGAAGGGGCGCGCGAGGTCGTTGAACGAGGAAAAATAGATCGTCAGCGGGCACGACGGCCGATCGACGGTCTCGTTTTTCGTCGCTTTCGATAACAGCCGGTAAAAAGTGATAACATCGGTCGATGACGGAGAAAGTAAACGTTCGAATGGCACCACCGACCACGGCTCGTCGTTACCTTCCAttctctattctattctacaatatttcgGCCGGGCAACTCCACCGTTTTCCCTCCGGATAACGAACAAAGAAAAACAACGAAAGAAACACTTACTGTCCACCGTGTCCTCCGCCGGCGCTGGCCACTGCGAGCAGCGAGGCTATCGCGAGAACGGTCTGCGAACGGAAACAATCGATTAGTCGATCGGGACGGAATGTTCATTTGTTTCGCGAACGGAcgaaattgtaagaaatttaGTGTTAGCGAAAACAACGTTGGCCATTGTTCGCgcttttttaatcatttcgatCGATCTTTGAGAATTTTGAGCAAACGGATGAGTGACGTTTTTCGAAAACTATGGCAACGGTTGCCACGCGACATTCTCGATGGAGACTCGTTTCCAGAGACGCGTACAATTCTTACGATCTTGTAGTTTCTAGCTGGAACCTTGACTCGGATTCTTGACTCGAAGAAGCATCTCTCGCGAGTATATCGAAGCTGAAAGTACGATACAAGTTCCGCGGACTATATTAGAATCTTCCGCGACTCGAACGTTCCCCAAAGATTGGTCGATTTCGAAGCTCCATGCCTCGGCTGCCTTAGCTCGGAGAGCCTGcttcgaaaagaaaataatcgcAAGAATTTGCGAAATGTCGGCGGATCGACTTACCGCGAGGTTGGTCATGTTGCTGAATCGATGCGAAAATCTGGCGTAAACGAACGGCCGTATACGAATGCACCCGCGTCGAGAGGAGGCTGCTACCGGTTCCTCCTCGCGATACAGTTGGCGGTTTAAGCCGCGGTTTTGATCTGCTGACCAGTGTGCACGCGCTCGCTGCTTTTATACAGGTACGCGATTCGAGTCGGATAAGAATGAAAGGGAATCTCTTTTGCACCCATCGGCCGCGGTGCTACGTGAAAGGATCCGGCTAATGGGGAAGACGTGGCAAAAACCGGAGGACCAACAACGCGGCCGCGCCCCTCCACGGCCGAGACGGAAGGGGACGGGGGACACCGGGGCTACCCTTCACCTCGATCGACGCGCGTCGttcgtttcttcgtttcctcTTACTCTTACTCTCACTCTTACTCTTGTTATTGCTcttgctgttgctgttgctctTGCTCTTGCTCTATCCTGGCCGATACTCTTACTCCTTAGCTAATTCCGGCGAGGCGCGATAGTCTTTTTAATGAAAGCTGGATTTGGCCAGGTGAACGGCCAAGATCAAGATCAGCCTCGTAATACGAGGTGGGTGCTGCGCGATCTCTCGTTTCATTCGCGTCTCGCGTCCCGCGTCCCGCGTTCTCTGGGAATCCGAGTCTCGATCAAGGATCGATGTCCGTCTGCTGCCTGCGACCCATTCGAGCTTTTTTtcccgtcgcgacgcggcgacaGCTCTACTCGTCGCTCGGTTGACATTGACAACGACAGCGGCAACGGTGTTACGTCGTGGAAGCTTTTCCGCGTTCCACAAGTCCTTCTCCGCGCTTTTCTCGCTCCTCGAGCGATCGAGACTTTTCCGGGAGCATGGTCCGCGTTTCTATAATAGCTCCACCCCGCGTCGATCCCTCGATCCTTTACTTTTCTACGCGAAACTTGGGGAGAACGATCGGGGAGACTCGGATTTTGTCTCTCGACGATTAGGTTTGTTCCGACTTCTTAAAACTTGGTAGGCGCGATCGGCGTCGTGTTTTCGTCGAAAAGTGCTCTACCGTGGAAAATGATTCCATAGAAAAATTGGGTCGGAAGAagtcgattttattcgatatttaacgAGCGCGATTAGAAATTCAAACGCGCATCCTTTCttccattaatatttgtataatttctaatcGTCGAGCATTTGGGCGATATACCATCTTCCAATTAGCTCTTAGTTTCGTATCGGGTCGATTTCTTTAATCTGACTCGTTGCGAAGAGAGTTTTTTTTGCTTGGCACAGCCGCGGACGACACAGTTTCTTAAAACGAATTCGCGCCTGAACAAATTCGATCGCGTCTTTGGAGGCAACCTTTCTCCgatttattattcgtaatCGTCGGACAGATATCGTTTAACGCGATACTACACGGTCGCGCGACGTTCGTCTTGTTCCATTTCCCAGCTCCGAGTTGTTCCGAGTAGCTCCCGGGAGACGTTTGCCAGACGTCTGCCAGACGCGATTCGAGTTCAATGAGACGGAAAACGCGTTGGCCAGCGACTAGAACAGGATCGTCGACCGAGAGCAACGCGTCTGGGTCACCGACCCGCTTcgtctaataatataattgctgCTTCGAGTAATTTCCACTCGTTACGAGAGCGCGGGCGCGTTTTCACTCGCCGACGCGGGAGAGATAGTTTCGACGCGGGATTTTCCGAGGCGATAATTACTCTTCGGACCATTCGATCCGGAGATGAGTTGGATCGAAGCCGACACCAACACCCCGAAAAACGAGTTGCAACCACATGAGACTCCGCGCGTCTCGTTCAAACGATTGCCAATATTCCAGAGTCGGGATCGGAGAGAACGTTCGTTCTTATCGCGTTCCAAGCATATCTCTGGCCGGAGAATCTCTAATTATGTTTGTTAATTGCCGCGAGGAAGGGCGTCGATCGCGATCCTTTTCTATAACGCGACGATTATCGTAACGAAAGGAATCGCGGTGCTCGTTGGATCTCGCGAATCGACCGTCGTATCTGGCCGTATCTCGTGACCGGTCGAATAAGATGGGCGCGCTTAGTTTATGAAAGTTTTGATCGCCGAGGAAAGTTCGATCAACATTTTTCGACCGTCTCCCTTCCTAGGCGGACGATTTCGTTTCATATAAGTCGGAACGCGCGCGTGGGAGCCGATTCGCGTTCAACTACCGGCACCCGATGCTCGCCGCTCGACTCGACGCCGCCACCGTGAAATTCGTATTTTCCCGCTCGTTCCATCCGTCCCGCTCGTCGTCTGCTTCCCAGGGAGACTTGAGTTCAAAAGTAtccaaatgaaaatatcatttgGATATTTAACACGTAACACGATTACGAAAAATTACGTATTTCGAAGTAATTTATCGCGTCGTTTTGTCGCACAGTTCTCGTGCGTCCGACGTTTGTCCGCGAAGATCGAGCTTTTGAGTTCGAGCATTGAGTTCGATGTGTGCCGAGCGGTAAGTGGCAAGCGTTCGATTACCAATCTGCGGCGATCGCCTCTCCGTTTCAATCGTTTCTCGTCGCGCATCGTAGGATCGACgctatttctattattctagATTTCGCAGAATCATCGATCAAAATTGATATATCATTGACAAAATCAGTTCCAACTTAAttagcaaaattatatttcccgACTGATtcagtcgcgcgcgcgttcggaCGCGTTGGGCCACGCAGCTCCTTGGATCGCACCTGTCGGATAGAGGCGATAGGATGTCATTCGGCATGCCACCGCGAAGAGGATGATCCATAGAAATCGATGCGGCGGTCGGGTAAACCCGATCCCCGTCTACGGTCTTCCCTCCCGCGTTACTTTTGCCTTTGCATTCGCCTTTTCCAGACGATGGCAAAACGATAGGAGAAAGGGAGATCTGGCCGCGCTCGACTCGTCGAGCGTGGATCGAGACCGAATCGTAGACGCATTCCAACGGGAGGCCGAGCGAAAACGAAAACGAGCAACGCGCGATCCTTTTCCTCGCCGATCGCGAGACCGTGACAGTGAACTCTCTACCGAAGGAATTCCGTTCTAAGCTTTCGACCGGTCAACTCGATTCCGCGTTCAACGAGCTACACCGGCCTGGTCCACGGGGGAAATTGCTTCGAAAGCGCGAAGCTCCACCCAAAAGTCCGAATCCATCGTCGACCCTAGTCTTTTCCGTGACCGTGTCGCgtggaatttttcaaagacaGGAAAAGACGCCCGAACGATATGACACGCGCGTCGATTCCACTCTGGCACGACCAGTGGGGAATTCGCGTAGGTACATACACATTCTCTCggcatttattattattgcagctGTCGGTATTAGTTTATCGGACAACTAAAAGTAACCATTTTTCTGACTCGTAGATGCATAATATACCTGCTGTTCTTTCGTCGTTGCGTTCGGTTTTTCGAAAGCGAAAAAAGTTTGTCGGCGTTTGAATTGGAGCAGGGTAACCGGTGACCTCGTACCCCCTTCGAAATACGCACTCCCGAAATCTACCGCTGATTcctaaattatttgaatcgcTAATAATCGATGTCCGTTGCGCTAcacgagccgagccgagccgagccgagccgcgccagGTGAAAACTGCGGCTGGAACAAAAAACGCAAAATGGCGAAGCTGTAAcaagtagaaaattatataccaTAGGTACTGTTTCGAGAGCCCCGGAAGTCCGTCGTGAAACTTCCGAGGGCACCACCTCCGGGTTTAACGCCTAGTCTCGTTACTTTTTCACCTATTTCGCGATTTCTAAGGCTTCGAACGTTAACGACGCCGCCGTAGAAAGTAGAAAGGATTCGTTCTATATGTTATCGTTATTATCGCTGTTAAAAGGGTAAGTTTTCCGTTCGATGTGCGTCTATCGTAAAACGCAACGACGCGATGGGTTTTCGCAGTTGGAAAACGGATGAGCGAACGCGGCGTATCGGTCGTAGAAAAGGCCAGACCTTTCGACGAATTGCAAAAGTTTGTTGGAATTATCGCGCTCGAAATCGCCGTTCAACAACGCTCGATCGCGTCGGTCGGATTTCTCCGcggaattttcgaaatcgcacgctcttttcctctctctctctctctctcgctctcctcgaATCAAACTTGGCATCCGGCAATGAGAAAAGGTGTCGGATGTGCGCGGGTGTATCTCGCGGGATCTTCAAACTTTCGTGCGCGATAGATTGCCAGAGATCACGAAGCGCGAACGCGAATGGAAACAATACCGCGATTAATCTTTCCAGAGCTTCGCAACTGTCCAAGTACCATTTTatctttcttaaaatttcacaaaatttccAGACTGAATCTCGCGTCATAGCCCCAACCGTTCGCGAGGTTCAAAGAACGAGTTACCCGTGGAGCTTGCCCGAGTTGGCGCGTTGGTCGGTAATCGTACAGAGGACGCTGTTGTCGGTAGTTGCCGTTTGAATAAGTTTTTTCAAAGTCGAAACATTCTCTGCGACGGTAGTTTGCTTTACCCTTCGCCTTTGAATCGATGTTAACGTACGAACGAGAAACGACGGCTGgaaattctgtaaaaagaaCGATCCGCCTAAGAGCATCGTTCTCGAACACGACGCCCGATCGAAGATGTTTTCCTAATTTAAAAGACATTGTCCGATTTGGCGAAAGACGACTGTGAACAACGCGTTTATATTTCCAGCGAACTTGACGTTCGGTCGGTATGGAACGCTGTATCGCGCGAGCGTTTCCTCGCTCGAAACGGCTTTATTATCGCCGCGAGAAAGAGATCCAACGGTCTCAACGATGCGTGAAACGTTTACACGCGCGTATTTGATTCGGTTGCGCGCATCAACCGCCTCGATCAAAGGCTTTCGGACGCTTTCGTCGTTTTCTATCGCGAAAGAACTTGTCGCTTGTCCATTGCTCGAGCTGCACCGCGTGTTCCATTCTGATGCAAATATGGTCCGCGGTTCGGCAGAAAAATAAGAGCGCGCCGATACATTCGTAGCGATTGCTTTCACTGTTGACTCTGGCTGCCCCTGGCCGCGACGATAACACGGCCTTGGACTTGGGCGAAGCGCGGGCGGCTGGCGACAGGCGGCGCGGCAAAGTTCGCGTATTTAAAGAGCAAACGCGAGAGAGAACAGGCAAGCGAGAGCatcgacgcgtcgcggcgtcgctGGCGCGAAAGTCCATCGCGTGAACGAGTCGATTGATTATGCACTTTTCATCGACGGCGCGCCAGGAACGATTGAGAATTTCGCGCACGTGGACCGTGAACGACGGGATCGGTGA is a window encoding:
- the LOC144473165 gene encoding LOW QUALITY PROTEIN: uncharacterized protein LOC144473165 (The sequence of the model RefSeq protein was modified relative to this genomic sequence to represent the inferred CDS: substituted 1 base at 1 genomic stop codon), whose protein sequence is MYINVGSVPTTRRTPPFLRCKLREQATPNSLANQXPTRIGTLRSASSSSRSNQRHHRRVLREMRITFLFGVVLAMFLVLLRHRVVETKKVTIHVPYRVKKVEHTHTIYKIIPRYTHEHEELHEHHGRHDRREKDEELEDEDKYDV
- the LOC144473169 gene encoding uncharacterized protein LOC144473169, giving the protein MNKEALNCFFLALLFRVAPHGITGKKHVHLRIHVPDIVEHRFHTKVVFVREPPPKKPKTNHKEYHSENWSSWSYGDHRELEHHHDDHGDREQDQSERERLAMLEPRDPDDRKIHGSGYGRHGESYLPQEQLDDNRLEETPKNREHGGYEVREEANDVPRNGETLVYDYEEGHRKGSRSETGHVRVGQSSNFYDDRHEEQDDRDNENDSDRFKEDSARRTDAGRYIVDDERYENIRDKRDGRRGHRRFRRY
- the LOC144473335 gene encoding uncharacterized protein LOC144473335 → MTNLATVLAIASLLAVASAGGGHGGHDHVVIHVPYKIKTVHHTHTITKHIHHGGGGGDKYEVLGYTVGHPIDIGGHGGFGGGGHDFGGGGHDFGGGGDIGGGGGGGGHGGGSSGGGGGGGGGHIEYSSGGGDIGGGHELSGGFGGGSYGGGFGGGHEDWGGH